A region of Mycoplasmopsis bovirhinis DNA encodes the following proteins:
- a CDS encoding S8 family serine peptidase, which yields MSRNSIIVGATANENLEKKSYYSQIGNDLNYVSVVTPGGNYWFSDRTQYYDEDGNLVTAGYNNNGTSFSAPVVTAIAGMLKQKYKSYFDQGSDSIIFKSALITGSRKPSGVNSIYTAETGYGIPQYKKIEQAMQSLIILPKTDKSNDLSKNTRQVYLTKGDKIRASLAFLYNGSNDKTDIDFRIKDSNGNIIASSNSSNKNVEVVEFNVPNSGFYIFEAYRYSTNKNPVEVAITYVKVEN from the coding sequence TTGTCTAGAAATAGCATTATTGTAGGTGCAACTGCTAATGAAAACCTTGAAAAGAAATCTTATTATAGCCAAATTGGTAATGATCTAAATTACGTTTCCGTTGTCACTCCAGGAGGTAACTATTGGTTCTCTGATAGAACTCAGTATTATGATGAGGACGGAAATTTAGTAACTGCTGGTTACAATAATAATGGAACAAGTTTTTCGGCACCCGTTGTTACGGCAATTGCTGGAATGTTAAAACAAAAATATAAATCATATTTTGATCAAGGCTCTGATTCAATTATCTTTAAATCTGCACTTATAACTGGTTCAAGAAAACCTTCCGGTGTAAATTCAATTTACACTGCAGAAACAGGATATGGAATACCTCAGTATAAAAAAATAGAACAAGCTATGCAATCATTAATTATATTGCCTAAAACTGATAAAAGCAATGATTTATCAAAAAACACTCGCCAGGTATACTTAACTAAAGGCGATAAAATACGCGCTTCATTAGCATTTTTATACAATGGTTCAAATGACAAAACTGATATTGATTTTAGAATTAAAGATTCAAATGGTAATATTATTGCTTCTTCTAATTCTTCGAATAAAAATGTTGAAGTTGTCGAATTTAATGTTCCAAATTCAGGTTTTTATATATTCGAAGCGTATAGGTATTCTACAAATAAAAACCCTGTGGAAGTAGCTATTACATATGTGAAAGTAGAAAACTAA
- a CDS encoding S8/S53 family peptidase has translation MVKYDEYTSVLSIAQHKEVDSKSLLTFTTDFLTKNNIEFNKIYDFNTNVYYEDFVKIRTLQNDKLSLEDLNIYDSRYYNSDWSRENVNEYLFASVGLDKETRSRHFNSFINNKLSVGVLESGVVESHFPTFEWNRKYGNGIWWRNEWFFNEKHTRHSTQVAELIAGKKGIMPTLGIVSVQVAINWNGISGEMNYLLRHTNIVNNSWSLGFIKKLRKVDPQMLKYNWLSKYLDDLIYNNKELINIVAASNY, from the coding sequence ATGGTGAAATATGATGAATACACATCAGTTCTATCGATTGCACAACATAAAGAAGTAGACTCAAAGAGTTTATTGACGTTTACTACAGATTTTTTAACTAAAAATAACATTGAATTTAATAAGATTTATGACTTTAATACCAATGTTTACTATGAAGACTTTGTGAAAATTCGAACGTTACAAAATGATAAGTTATCACTTGAAGATTTAAATATTTATGATAGTAGATACTATAATTCAGATTGATCTAGAGAGAATGTTAATGAATATTTATTTGCCTCGGTTGGACTTGACAAAGAAACTAGATCTAGGCATTTTAATAGTTTTATAAACAACAAGTTAAGCGTTGGTGTCCTTGAGTCTGGTGTTGTAGAAAGTCATTTTCCCACTTTTGAGTGAAATCGTAAGTATGGAAATGGGATTTGGTGACGTAATGAATGATTTTTCAATGAAAAACATACTCGACATTCGACACAAGTTGCTGAATTAATAGCTGGTAAAAAAGGAATTATGCCTACATTGGGAATTGTTTCTGTTCAAGTTGCTATTAATTGAAATGGCATTTCTGGGGAGATGAATTACCTATTAAGGCACACAAATATTGTTAATAATAGTTGATCACTAGGGTTTATAAAAAAACTTAGAAAAGTGGACCCTCAAATGCTTAAATATAATTGGCTGTCAAAATATTTAGATGATTTAATTTATAATAATAAGGAATTAATAAATATAGTTGCCGCAAGTAACTATTAG
- a CDS encoding IS30 family transposase, protein MSILLKKISPDEFAPSPSTIYKIIKKYPYFLEFDHIVKKSEGKYGTRKQKQTKPKTLKYATEISKRPDYINDRLEHGHFELDTVIGKINDTYCIVTIIERQTRMSYAMLSKRNSKAIKQTLLKLIKKHNLDIKTLTVDNGSENVLLHHVIPTERLFKCQPYSSWQKGSIENMHRLIRYYIPKGKSFDKYSQHGIDYMMDKINNYRQVVRQYKIT, encoded by the coding sequence TTGTCAATTCTTTTAAAAAAAATATCACCTGATGAATTTGCTCCCTCACCTAGTACAATTTATAAAATAATTAAAAAATACCCTTATTTCCTTGAATTTGACCACATTGTCAAAAAATCTGAAGGAAAATATGGAACACGGAAGCAAAAACAAACCAAACCTAAAACATTAAAATATGCAACAGAAATTTCAAAACGTCCAGATTATATTAATGATCGCTTAGAACATGGTCATTTTGAATTAGACACAGTTATTGGAAAAATCAATGATACATATTGTATTGTAACCATAATTGAGCGGCAAACCAGAATGTCTTATGCTATGCTCTCAAAACGTAACTCCAAAGCTATAAAACAAACTCTTCTCAAACTAATCAAGAAACACAACTTAGACATTAAAACTTTAACAGTTGATAATGGTAGTGAAAATGTCTTATTACACCATGTCATTCCAACTGAAAGATTATTTAAATGCCAACCATATAGTTCATGACAAAAAGGTTCAATAGAAAATATGCACCGCTTAATTAGGTATTACATTCCCAAAGGAAAAAGCTTTGATAAATACTCTCAGCATGGAATTGATTATATGATGGATAAAATAAATAACTACCGACAAGTTGTACGGCAATATAAGATAACCTAA
- a CDS encoding S8 family serine peptidase: protein MKQKKLKYLFFSILAMSSATTMVIMGQNNKTLINNLNTYENSKFYEITNNSIISNSQDAINIQKAVGVKRFDIIFKGSTDSDLKDKIKIIAEKYLKTKKENLVYIIGDFLKTISIAITNSQDYDKFKEELNKYGTEDEDVSSVFGFKTDYTHEDFINKRKNESVVTTTSINTDNNPRFNLGVAFDYRGSDNYHLYNLVGLSKDIIFSHFKEYVNKNPIKVGILEAKGVINNDLSPFYWNKKYGNGAHWRNEFFYTESYSNHANNVGEILVGQKGINPTATLWSVELNTRWNGLAGEMNFFLGQGVKIVNNSWGVFDPKNNKESQVYNNDSHYFDELIKSNPELVNFISAGNNFETWKKDGKLIEAYEPLAGIALSKNSIVIGAINNDYLQTKTNYSQIGSDKNYITAVTSGGSYNFSTRTDDDFFSGSGTSFSTPVITALTSMVIQRNPYWFNLGHDSIIAKSAIISGSVKPRYTNAVYTNETGFGIPQFEFVDQAVKNLKYHKKTGPKFTTNHSIYLNKGDTIRANISWLAEVRNKQNIVDFDLKVYDPSNTLLTSSILGERNTETVEFTAQKSGYYNFNLLRYDSNDIKRDLAFTYAIKRPKN, encoded by the coding sequence ATGAAGCAAAAAAAACTTAAATATTTATTCTTTTCTATTTTAGCCATGAGTTCTGCTACAACTATGGTTATTATGGGTCAGAATAACAAAACTCTAATAAACAATTTAAATACTTATGAAAATTCAAAATTTTATGAAATTACCAATAACTCAATAATTAGTAATTCTCAAGATGCAATTAATATTCAAAAAGCTGTAGGAGTTAAGCGCTTTGATATTATTTTTAAAGGTTCTACAGATTCAGATCTCAAAGACAAGATTAAAATTATAGCAGAAAAATACTTAAAAACCAAGAAAGAAAATTTAGTTTATATTATTGGTGATTTTTTAAAAACTATTTCTATAGCTATAACTAACTCGCAAGACTATGATAAGTTTAAAGAAGAACTAAATAAATATGGAACTGAAGACGAAGATGTCTCAAGTGTTTTTGGTTTTAAAACCGATTATACTCATGAAGATTTTATTAATAAACGTAAAAATGAAAGTGTAGTTACAACCACATCGATAAATACTGATAACAATCCAAGATTTAATTTAGGAGTTGCTTTTGATTACAGGGGTTCTGACAACTATCATTTGTATAATTTAGTCGGACTTTCAAAAGACATAATTTTCTCACATTTCAAAGAATACGTAAATAAGAACCCAATTAAAGTTGGTATTTTAGAGGCTAAAGGTGTAATTAATAATGATTTATCACCTTTTTACTGGAACAAAAAATATGGAAATGGAGCTCACTGGAGAAATGAATTTTTCTATACAGAATCATATAGCAATCATGCTAATAATGTGGGTGAAATTTTAGTTGGACAAAAGGGAATAAATCCCACTGCTACTTTATGAAGTGTTGAATTAAACACACGTTGAAATGGACTAGCTGGGGAAATGAATTTTTTCCTAGGACAAGGTGTAAAAATAGTAAACAACAGTTGAGGTGTATTTGATCCAAAAAATAATAAGGAAAGTCAAGTATATAATAATGATTCACATTATTTTGATGAATTAATTAAGTCAAACCCAGAACTTGTTAATTTCATATCAGCTGGTAATAATTTTGAAACTTGAAAAAAAGATGGAAAACTTATAGAGGCTTATGAGCCATTAGCAGGCATTGCTTTATCTAAAAATAGTATAGTTATTGGTGCTATTAATAATGACTATTTACAAACTAAAACAAATTATAGTCAAATAGGTAGCGATAAAAATTATATAACCGCCGTTACATCTGGTGGATCTTATAATTTTTCAACTAGAACCGATGATGACTTCTTTTCAGGAAGCGGTACAAGTTTTTCAACTCCAGTCATTACTGCTTTAACATCAATGGTTATACAAAGAAATCCATATTGATTTAATTTAGGGCATGATTCAATAATTGCTAAATCTGCAATAATTTCAGGTTCTGTAAAACCAAGATACACAAATGCTGTTTATACAAATGAAACAGGGTTTGGAATACCTCAGTTTGAATTTGTGGATCAAGCTGTTAAAAATCTTAAATACCATAAAAAAACGGGGCCTAAATTTACTACAAACCATAGCATCTATTTAAATAAAGGAGATACAATTAGAGCAAATATTTCATGATTAGCAGAAGTAAGAAATAAGCAAAATATAGTTGATTTTGATTTAAAAGTTTACGATCCAAGTAATACTTTATTAACATCTTCTATTTTAGGTGAGAGAAACACAGAAACAGTAGAATTTACAGCTCAAAAAAGTGGATATTATAATTTTAATCTTTTAAGATATGATAGCAATGATATAAAAAGGGATTTAGCATTTACTTATGCAATTAAAAGACCAAAAAACTAA
- the rpsL gene encoding 30S ribosomal protein S12 produces MSTTNQLVNHGRVSKTKKQNAPALSLTYNSLIKKAKKMASPFKRGVCTRVATMTPKKPNSALRKYARVRLSNQMEVTAYIPGEGHNLQEHSVVLIRGGRVKDLPGVRYHIVRGTQDAAGVAKRNQGRSLYGTKKAK; encoded by the coding sequence ATGTCAACAACAAATCAGTTAGTTAATCATGGTCGTGTTTCTAAAACGAAGAAACAAAATGCACCGGCTTTATCGTTAACATATAACTCATTAATTAAAAAAGCTAAAAAAATGGCTTCACCATTTAAGCGTGGTGTATGTACCCGTGTTGCAACAATGACACCTAAAAAACCTAACTCAGCTTTACGTAAATATGCTCGTGTTAGATTATCAAACCAAATGGAAGTTACAGCTTACATTCCAGGAGAAGGACACAACTTACAAGAGCACTCTGTTGTGCTTATTCGTGGTGGTCGTGTTAAAGACTTACCTGGGGTTAGATACCATATCGTACGTGGAACCCAAGATGCAGCTGGTGTTGCAAAACGTAACCAAGGCCGTAGTTTATATGGTACTAAAAAAGCTAAATAA
- the rpsG gene encoding 30S ribosomal protein S7 gives MSRKKSAPIREVLADPVFNSVVVTKLINQIMLDGKKSIAQDILYSAFELIKEKTSREPMEVFLEAVENITPQLEIRTRRIGGTNYQVPTEVPVRRKQTLALRWLVQYARLRNEKTMDVRLANEIIDASKKTGGAIKKREDTHKMAEANRAFAHFRW, from the coding sequence ATGTCAAGAAAAAAATCAGCACCAATCCGTGAAGTACTTGCAGATCCAGTTTTTAACTCAGTAGTAGTTACAAAATTAATTAACCAAATTATGCTTGACGGAAAAAAATCAATTGCTCAAGATATTTTATATTCAGCATTTGAACTTATTAAAGAAAAAACAAGTAGAGAACCAATGGAAGTGTTTTTAGAAGCAGTTGAAAACATTACTCCACAACTAGAAATTCGTACCAGAAGAATCGGTGGAACAAACTACCAAGTACCTACTGAAGTTCCTGTACGTAGAAAACAAACATTAGCACTTAGATGATTAGTGCAGTATGCAAGATTAAGAAACGAAAAAACAATGGATGTTCGTTTAGCAAATGAAATCATCGATGCATCAAAGAAAACAGGTGGAGCAATTAAAAAACGTGAAGACACCCATAAAATGGCTGAAGCTAACCGTGCATTTGCACACTTCAGATGATAG
- the fusA gene encoding elongation factor G: protein MARDYDLKDYRNIGIMAHIDAGKTTTTERILFHTGKIHKIGETHDGVSQMDWMEQEKERGITITSAATTAFWKGKRINIIDTPGHVDFTVEVERSLRVLDGAVAVLDAQSGVEPQTETVWRQATNYKVPRIVYVNKMDKAGADFAASVASVKQRLGGNAVAIQWPIGAESDFKGVIDLVTRQSFTYNGEPQEEEFPTAIPADLEEIVEIKRQELLEAVAAFDEELMMLVLEGQEVEVEDFKVAIRKATLTSEFFPVVCGTSFKNKGVKKMIDAVVDYLPSPLDIPAIKAHEGENEISVEASDEGNFAALAFKVMNDPFVGSLTFFRVYRGVLNKGSYVFNSTKGEKERIGRVLQMHANSRVEIDECRAGDIAAAVGLKYTTTGDTLIDEKSPKIVLERMVFPEPVISQALEPESKAATEKLSLGLQKLAAEDPTFRTYTDEETGQTIIAGMGELHLDIIVDRLKREFGVQVKVGAPQVSYRETITKTADVEGKHIKQSGGKGQYGHVWLKFEPNPDGGFEFVDKIVGGKIPKEYIKSIQKGLEEKMAAGILAGYQMIDIKATLFDGSYHDVDSSEMAYKIAASKALTKAKDQIGTVLLEPIMDVSVVVPSDHMGDVIGDLSRRRGLVNDQEQRNDGAVVVRAQVPLSEMFGYSTELRSMTSGRGTYQMQFDHYEKTPKNISDEIIKRRNLQSKDED from the coding sequence ATGGCTAGAGATTACGATTTAAAAGATTACCGTAATATTGGTATTATGGCCCACATTGATGCAGGTAAAACTACCACAACAGAAAGAATTTTATTCCATACAGGTAAAATCCATAAAATTGGTGAAACACATGATGGTGTTTCGCAAATGGACTGAATGGAACAAGAAAAAGAAAGAGGTATTACTATTACTTCAGCAGCAACTACTGCTTTTTGAAAAGGTAAAAGAATTAATATTATTGATACCCCTGGACACGTTGATTTCACTGTTGAAGTTGAACGTTCATTACGTGTTTTAGATGGAGCCGTCGCTGTTTTAGATGCTCAATCTGGTGTTGAACCTCAAACCGAAACAGTTTGAAGACAAGCAACTAATTATAAAGTTCCACGTATTGTATACGTAAATAAAATGGATAAAGCAGGAGCTGATTTTGCTGCTTCTGTTGCATCTGTAAAACAAAGATTAGGTGGAAATGCAGTAGCAATTCAATGACCTATTGGAGCTGAATCGGACTTTAAAGGGGTTATTGATTTAGTTACAAGACAATCTTTCACTTATAACGGAGAACCTCAAGAAGAAGAATTCCCAACAGCAATTCCTGCTGACCTAGAAGAAATTGTTGAAATCAAACGTCAAGAATTATTAGAAGCAGTTGCTGCTTTTGATGAAGAATTAATGATGCTTGTTTTAGAAGGACAAGAAGTTGAGGTTGAAGATTTTAAAGTTGCTATTAGAAAAGCAACTTTAACTTCAGAATTTTTCCCAGTAGTTTGTGGAACTTCATTTAAAAACAAAGGTGTTAAGAAAATGATTGATGCTGTTGTTGATTACTTACCTTCACCTTTAGATATTCCTGCAATTAAAGCACATGAAGGAGAAAATGAAATAAGCGTTGAAGCTAGTGATGAAGGAAATTTTGCTGCTTTAGCTTTCAAAGTTATGAATGACCCATTTGTTGGTTCATTAACTTTCTTCCGTGTATACCGTGGAGTATTAAACAAAGGAAGTTATGTATTTAATTCAACTAAAGGTGAAAAAGAACGTATTGGCCGTGTATTACAAATGCATGCTAACAGTAGAGTTGAAATTGATGAGTGTCGTGCTGGAGATATTGCAGCAGCTGTTGGTCTTAAATACACCACAACAGGTGATACGTTAATAGATGAAAAATCACCAAAAATTGTTCTAGAAAGAATGGTATTCCCAGAACCAGTTATTTCACAAGCTTTAGAGCCTGAATCAAAAGCTGCTACTGAAAAACTTTCATTAGGATTACAAAAACTAGCAGCTGAAGATCCAACTTTTAGAACTTATACAGATGAAGAAACAGGTCAAACAATTATTGCTGGTATGGGTGAATTACACCTTGATATTATTGTAGACCGTCTAAAACGTGAATTTGGTGTTCAAGTTAAAGTTGGAGCTCCTCAAGTTTCATACCGTGAAACAATTACTAAAACAGCTGATGTGGAAGGAAAACACATTAAACAATCTGGTGGTAAAGGACAATACGGGCACGTATGACTTAAATTTGAACCTAACCCAGATGGTGGTTTTGAATTTGTGGATAAAATTGTTGGTGGTAAAATCCCTAAAGAATACATTAAATCAATCCAAAAGGGTCTTGAAGAAAAAATGGCAGCTGGTATTTTAGCTGGATATCAAATGATTGATATTAAAGCTACCTTATTTGATGGTTCATACCACGACGTCGACTCTTCAGAAATGGCTTACAAAATAGCTGCTTCTAAAGCTTTAACTAAAGCTAAAGATCAAATTGGAACAGTATTACTTGAACCAATTATGGATGTTTCAGTTGTTGTTCCATCAGATCACATGGGAGATGTAATTGGTGATTTATCACGTCGTAGAGGGCTTGTTAATGACCAAGAACAAAGAAACGATGGAGCTGTTGTTGTTAGAGCACAAGTTCCACTTTCAGAAATGTTTGGTTATTCAACAGAACTTAGATCTATGACTTCAGGTCGTGGAACTTACCAAATGCAATTTGATCACTACGAAAAAACACCTAAAAACATTTCTGACGAAATTATTAAAAGAAGAAACTTACAATCTAAAGACGAAGACTAA